In Gammaproteobacteria bacterium, the DNA window CCAAGCGAGAACATAAAAGCGATGAAATGGCTCGATAAAATTCCCTTACCCATTCTAGCAATTGTGACACTGCCTTTGGCGCTGGCACCGTTTAAACCGCCCCATGTCTATGAAAAGCTGCAAATGCTATTTACTGGCAACCTAAGTGGCTTAACCGATATTTTTGATCTAT includes these proteins:
- a CDS encoding RND transporter; the protein is MKWLDKIPLPILAIVTLPLALAPFKPPHVYEKLQMLFTGNLSGLTDIFDLLLHGIPAIIFLLKLVRVLRKKSAQASNN